One segment of Pelecanus crispus isolate bPelCri1 chromosome 2, bPelCri1.pri, whole genome shotgun sequence DNA contains the following:
- the MASTL gene encoding serine/threonine-protein kinase greatwall isoform X2, which produces MGTLEPAAEARPEEGAATTGGPRRIEVPRPPSIEEFTIVKPISRGAFGKVYLGRKAGRLYAVKVMKKADMINKNMVHQVQAERDALALSKSPFIVHLYYSLQSANNIYLVMEYLIGGDVKSLLHIYGYFDEEMAVKYISEAALALDYLHRHGIIHRDLKPDNMLISNQGHIKLTDFGLSRVTLNREINMIDILTTPSMAKPKQDYSRTPGQLLSLISSLGFYTPVGMKMPGHNSSQSSDSLHGVVSPLPMVQKENTPLSTKLFKTCLDTSQLTPVMPVRSLTPTLLQSRKRFGTSSTSSQSHMYLSSMELECCSSSRWEKDVEQSEDELCSTTGRTSNSGSALLSNVELLNGKGSKALKKKELESAISPISSNDSGNRQKLGSEHSDITDTPVTTLDMKGIVRKCLSENKIWEEKLFVNKRDMTNKPAETSNQQQSPSRQSEPVKPIKEEEIFEKPGVKRSFELVDTSPCQEFNYVKKSNAEYKRGCQISEFPANERTGLTTEIQSLMLYDDGCLRDTCRSTEEVKNFIGNQQTVEKSLTPIIAKNLMCDLDGDYEKDDKKEYMNSSFLGTNDEKPLGILSVDSDVSFPEMSVTESHLEKQLLDLDKSVKDLSFEEPKPEGMLVTSPESQDASQSAEEVHTVQDCKPLHHEKDNDQKHMKETYLDTLASPSEKTMEALNLLKKNAVVFRSYNSPINISNVSEPCSMASLDIMDLSPACSGSYPTAITPLQKGRPYRVYQTPHQGDAGTPYRTPKSVRRGTAPVEGERILGTPDYLAPELLLTKPHGTLISGSAVDWWALGVCLFEFLTGIPPFNDETPTQVFQNILKRDVPWPEGEEKLSDNAQNAIDILLTIDSTKRAGLKELKHHALFHGVDWDNLQNQTMPFIPQPDDETDTSYFEARNNAQHLTVSGFSL; this is translated from the exons GCGGGGAGGCTCTATGCCGTGAAG gtgaTGAAAAAAGCAGACATGATCAACAAAAACATGGTTCACCAGGTCCAGGCAGAGAGGGATGCATTGGCTCTCAGTAAAAGTCCTTTCATTGTGCACTTATACTACTCACTTCAGTCAGCTAATAACATCTATTTA GTGATGGAGTACCTTATTGGTGGAGATGTCAAATCTCTTCTCCATATTTATGGATATTTTGATGAAGAAATGGCTGTTAAGTATATTTCTGAAGCAGCATTGGCTCTTGACTATCTTCACAGGCATGGGATAATTCACAG GGATCTGAAGCCGGACAACATGCTCATTTCTAATCAGGGCCATATAAAGTTGACAGACTTTGGGCTTTCCAGAGTTACTCTGAACAGAG AGATAAATATGATAGATATCCTTACTACACCATCAATGGCAAAGCCAAAACAAGACTATTCACGTACTCCAGGACAATTGTTGTCTCTCATCAGTTCTCTGGGTTTT TATACTCCTGTTGGAATGAAAATGCCAGGGCACAATTCAAGTCAGTCATCTGACAGTCTGCATGGAGTGGTTTCTCCCTTACCTATGGTCCAAAAGGAAAATACCCCTCTTTCAACTAAATTATTCAAAACAT GTCTTGATACTTCTCAATTAACTCCTGTGATGCCAGTAAGAAGTTTAACTCCTACGCTACTTCAGTCAAGAAAAAGGTTTGGTACCTCTAGTACCAGTAGTCAATCACACATGTACCTGTCCAGTATGGAATTGgaatgctgcagcagctccaggtgGGAGAAAGATGTAGAG CAAAGTGAAGATGAACTATGTTCTACAACAGGCAGGACAAGTAACAGTGGGTCAGCTCTCCTTTCGAATGTAGAATTACTGAATGGCAAAGGCAgtaaagctttaaagaaaaaagaactggaGTCTGCCATTTCTCCCATCAGCAGCAATGATTCTGGCAATAGGCAGAAGCTGGGAAGTGAACATTCTGATATAACAGATACTCCTGTGACCACACTGGATATGAAAGGCATAgtcagaaaatgtctttctgaaaataaaatttgggaagaaaaactcTTTGTAAATAAGAGAGATATGACTAATAAACCAGCAGAAACTTCCAATCAACAACAGTCACCTTCAAGGCAGAGTGAGCCTGTCAAGCCTatcaaagaggaagaaatttttgaaaAGCCAGGTGTAAAAAGAAGCTTTGAGTTAGTTGACACTAGTCCTTGTCAAGAATTTAactatgttaaaaaaagcaacGCAGAATATAAACGTGGCTGTCAGATCTCAGAATTTCCAGCAAACGAAAGGACAGGTTTGACAACAGAAATTCAGTCCTTAATGCTTTATGATGATGGATGCCTACGTGACACCTGCAGAAGCACCGAAGAAGTTAAGAATTTTATTGGTAACCAGCAAACAGTAGAAAAATCACTTACTCCAATTATAGCCAAAAATCTTATGTGTGATCTGGATGGAGACTACGAAAAGGATGATAAAAAGGAGTACATGAACTCAAGTTTTTTAGGCACTAACGATGAAAAACCTTTAGGAATCCTCAGTGTAGATTCTGATGTATCATTTCCTGAAATGTCTGTTACAGAAAGTCAtttggaaaagcagcttttagaTTTGGACAAAAGTGTTAAAGACCTCTCCTTTGAGGAACCAAAACCAGAAGGCATGCTAGTAACATCGCCAGAGTCCCAAGATGCCTCACAAAGTGCAGAGGAAGTGCATACTGTCCAGGACTGCAAGCCATTGCATCATGAAAAGGATAATGACcaaaaacacatgaaagaaaCTTACCTTGACACACTAGCTTCTCCTTCAGAAAAGACAATGGAAGCACtgaatctcttaaaaaaaaatgctgttgttttTCGAAGTTATAATAGTCCAATTAATATATCCAATGTATCTGAGCCATGTAGCATGGCTTCCTTAGATATAATGGATCTTTCACCTGCTTGTAGTGGCTCTTACCCAACAGCTATTACTCCATTACAGAAAGGAAGGCCGTATAGGGTCTATCAG ACACCTCATCAGGGAGATGCTGGCACACCATACAGGACTCCAAAGAGTGTAAGAAGAGGAACTGCCCCAGTAGAAGGTGAACGCATCCTAGGGACCCCAGACTACCTGGCACCTGAGCTGCTTTTGACAAAGCCTCATG GGACTCTGATCTCTG GTTCTGCTGTAGACTGGTGGGCCCTTGGAGTTTGTCTGTTTGAATTTCTAACTGGAATTCCACCTTTTAATGATGAAACACCAACACAagtcttccaaaatattttgaaaagag ATGTTCCCTGGCCTGAGGGTGAAGAAAAGCTGTCTGATAACGCCCAAAATGCAATAGATATTCTTCTGACAATTGACAGTACCAAGAGAGCTGGGCTGAAGG AACTGAAACATCACGCCCTCTTTCATGGTGTGGACTGGGATAATCTACAGAATCAAACAATGCCATTTATACCTCAGCCAGATGATGAAACTGATACCTCCTACTTTGAAGCTAGGAATAATGCTCAGCACCTGACTGTGTCTGGATTTAGCTTATAG
- the MASTL gene encoding serine/threonine-protein kinase greatwall isoform X1, translated as MGTLEPAAEARPEEGAATTGGPRRIEVPRPPSIEEFTIVKPISRGAFGKVYLGRKAGRLYAVKVMKKADMINKNMVHQVQAERDALALSKSPFIVHLYYSLQSANNIYLVMEYLIGGDVKSLLHIYGYFDEEMAVKYISEAALALDYLHRHGIIHRDLKPDNMLISNQGHIKLTDFGLSRVTLNREINMIDILTTPSMAKPKQDYSRTPGQLLSLISSLGFYTPVGMKMPGHNSSQSSDSLHGVVSPLPMVQKENTPLSTKLFKTCLDTSQLTPVMPVRSLTPTLLQSRKRFGTSSTSSQSHMYLSSMELECCSSSRWEKDVEQSEDELCSTTGRTSNSGSALLSNVELLNGKGSKALKKKELESAISPISSNDSGNRQKLGSEHSDITDTPVTTLDMKGIVRKCLSENKIWEEKLFVNKRDMTNKPAETSNQQQSPSRQSEPVKPIKEEEIFEKPGVKRSFELVDTSPCQEFNYVKKSNAEYKRGCQISEFPANERTGLTTEIQSLMLYDDGCLRDTCRSTEEVKNFIGNQQTVEKSLTPIIAKNLMCDLDGDYEKDDKKEYMNSSFLGTNDEKPLGILSVDSDVSFPEMSVTESHLEKQLLDLDKSVKDLSFEEPKPEGMLVTSPESQDASQSAEEVHTVQDCKPLHHEKDNDQKHMKETYLDTLASPSEKTMEALNLLKKNAVVFRSYNSPINISNVSEPCSMASLDIMDLSPACSGSYPTAITPLQKGRPYRVYQTPHQGDAGTPYRTPKSVRRGTAPVEGERILGTPDYLAPELLLTKPHGSAVDWWALGVCLFEFLTGIPPFNDETPTQVFQNILKRDVPWPEGEEKLSDNAQNAIDILLTIDSTKRAGLKELKHHALFHGVDWDNLQNQTMPFIPQPDDETDTSYFEARNNAQHLTVSGFSL; from the exons GCGGGGAGGCTCTATGCCGTGAAG gtgaTGAAAAAAGCAGACATGATCAACAAAAACATGGTTCACCAGGTCCAGGCAGAGAGGGATGCATTGGCTCTCAGTAAAAGTCCTTTCATTGTGCACTTATACTACTCACTTCAGTCAGCTAATAACATCTATTTA GTGATGGAGTACCTTATTGGTGGAGATGTCAAATCTCTTCTCCATATTTATGGATATTTTGATGAAGAAATGGCTGTTAAGTATATTTCTGAAGCAGCATTGGCTCTTGACTATCTTCACAGGCATGGGATAATTCACAG GGATCTGAAGCCGGACAACATGCTCATTTCTAATCAGGGCCATATAAAGTTGACAGACTTTGGGCTTTCCAGAGTTACTCTGAACAGAG AGATAAATATGATAGATATCCTTACTACACCATCAATGGCAAAGCCAAAACAAGACTATTCACGTACTCCAGGACAATTGTTGTCTCTCATCAGTTCTCTGGGTTTT TATACTCCTGTTGGAATGAAAATGCCAGGGCACAATTCAAGTCAGTCATCTGACAGTCTGCATGGAGTGGTTTCTCCCTTACCTATGGTCCAAAAGGAAAATACCCCTCTTTCAACTAAATTATTCAAAACAT GTCTTGATACTTCTCAATTAACTCCTGTGATGCCAGTAAGAAGTTTAACTCCTACGCTACTTCAGTCAAGAAAAAGGTTTGGTACCTCTAGTACCAGTAGTCAATCACACATGTACCTGTCCAGTATGGAATTGgaatgctgcagcagctccaggtgGGAGAAAGATGTAGAG CAAAGTGAAGATGAACTATGTTCTACAACAGGCAGGACAAGTAACAGTGGGTCAGCTCTCCTTTCGAATGTAGAATTACTGAATGGCAAAGGCAgtaaagctttaaagaaaaaagaactggaGTCTGCCATTTCTCCCATCAGCAGCAATGATTCTGGCAATAGGCAGAAGCTGGGAAGTGAACATTCTGATATAACAGATACTCCTGTGACCACACTGGATATGAAAGGCATAgtcagaaaatgtctttctgaaaataaaatttgggaagaaaaactcTTTGTAAATAAGAGAGATATGACTAATAAACCAGCAGAAACTTCCAATCAACAACAGTCACCTTCAAGGCAGAGTGAGCCTGTCAAGCCTatcaaagaggaagaaatttttgaaaAGCCAGGTGTAAAAAGAAGCTTTGAGTTAGTTGACACTAGTCCTTGTCAAGAATTTAactatgttaaaaaaagcaacGCAGAATATAAACGTGGCTGTCAGATCTCAGAATTTCCAGCAAACGAAAGGACAGGTTTGACAACAGAAATTCAGTCCTTAATGCTTTATGATGATGGATGCCTACGTGACACCTGCAGAAGCACCGAAGAAGTTAAGAATTTTATTGGTAACCAGCAAACAGTAGAAAAATCACTTACTCCAATTATAGCCAAAAATCTTATGTGTGATCTGGATGGAGACTACGAAAAGGATGATAAAAAGGAGTACATGAACTCAAGTTTTTTAGGCACTAACGATGAAAAACCTTTAGGAATCCTCAGTGTAGATTCTGATGTATCATTTCCTGAAATGTCTGTTACAGAAAGTCAtttggaaaagcagcttttagaTTTGGACAAAAGTGTTAAAGACCTCTCCTTTGAGGAACCAAAACCAGAAGGCATGCTAGTAACATCGCCAGAGTCCCAAGATGCCTCACAAAGTGCAGAGGAAGTGCATACTGTCCAGGACTGCAAGCCATTGCATCATGAAAAGGATAATGACcaaaaacacatgaaagaaaCTTACCTTGACACACTAGCTTCTCCTTCAGAAAAGACAATGGAAGCACtgaatctcttaaaaaaaaatgctgttgttttTCGAAGTTATAATAGTCCAATTAATATATCCAATGTATCTGAGCCATGTAGCATGGCTTCCTTAGATATAATGGATCTTTCACCTGCTTGTAGTGGCTCTTACCCAACAGCTATTACTCCATTACAGAAAGGAAGGCCGTATAGGGTCTATCAG ACACCTCATCAGGGAGATGCTGGCACACCATACAGGACTCCAAAGAGTGTAAGAAGAGGAACTGCCCCAGTAGAAGGTGAACGCATCCTAGGGACCCCAGACTACCTGGCACCTGAGCTGCTTTTGACAAAGCCTCATG GTTCTGCTGTAGACTGGTGGGCCCTTGGAGTTTGTCTGTTTGAATTTCTAACTGGAATTCCACCTTTTAATGATGAAACACCAACACAagtcttccaaaatattttgaaaagag ATGTTCCCTGGCCTGAGGGTGAAGAAAAGCTGTCTGATAACGCCCAAAATGCAATAGATATTCTTCTGACAATTGACAGTACCAAGAGAGCTGGGCTGAAGG AACTGAAACATCACGCCCTCTTTCATGGTGTGGACTGGGATAATCTACAGAATCAAACAATGCCATTTATACCTCAGCCAGATGATGAAACTGATACCTCCTACTTTGAAGCTAGGAATAATGCTCAGCACCTGACTGTGTCTGGATTTAGCTTATAG